The Nitrospirales bacterium genome includes a window with the following:
- the hpt gene encoding hypoxanthine phosphoribosyltransferase — protein sequence MSQLFGKPLITQESMRTRIQDLGREISRDYEHKDLVLIGVLKGAFAFYADLVRAIRLPLTVDFLIVQSRRKQQEASGKVKILTELTEEIADRDVVLVEDIVDSGFTVQFLRKRLAKHKPRSLEVCTLLSKTSRRQVEVSVRYIGFEVADHYIVGYGLDHQQQYRNLPYLAVLDPKNASGV from the coding sequence ATGAGTCAGTTATTCGGAAAGCCACTCATCACACAAGAGTCGATGCGAACTCGAATCCAAGATCTCGGAAGAGAAATCTCCAGGGATTATGAACACAAAGATCTTGTGTTGATCGGTGTATTAAAGGGAGCCTTTGCTTTCTATGCCGACTTGGTTCGAGCGATACGGTTGCCGCTCACAGTGGATTTTCTTATCGTCCAAAGCCGAAGAAAGCAACAGGAAGCATCAGGGAAGGTCAAAATTCTTACGGAACTAACCGAAGAGATAGCAGATCGTGATGTGGTGCTCGTGGAGGATATCGTGGATTCGGGATTCACAGTCCAGTTTTTACGAAAACGACTTGCCAAACACAAACCCAGGAGTCTTGAGGTTTGCACATTGCTCAGTAAGACAAGCCGGCGACAGGTTGAGGTATCGGTGCGGTATATCGGTTTTGAGGTCGCTGATCATTATATTGTTGGATATGGCCTGGATCATCAGCAACAGTACCGTAATCTTCCGTATTTAGCCGTGCTTGACCCTAAGAATGCCAGTGGTGTTTAA
- the tilS gene encoding tRNA lysidine(34) synthetase TilS, with translation MPLIEQIEEFISRKQMLRRGDKVVVSVSGGPDSVALLAVLDQLRATWAFTLSVVHVNHGLRGRESDEDADFVLRLCRELQVECVVKTLPVNTEYCSGKSSLQAAARDRRYRALSSIAQEIGAQRIATGHTADDQAETVVMWMVRGTGTRGLRGIPTIREPNIIRPLLQTTRSELMSYLGNRGLSYRMDSSNTKSVYVRNRIRRNVLPLLRSHNANIVRTLTRQVEIVQEEDSFLEQLVTEALGKIQRNQRSKGTSMNQAGFLELPLALRRRVIRRLLLLVGGSWMLPGFETVETILKFIEEGRSGSEMLVSGMVLMREYDQIHILVDQQDRQPRNENENEPFIQDINIPSKTVWPLTGQALEISAKAGRNLTVFQEPASKQAQCDMDTFTPSLTLRSWRPGDRFFPLGMGGKSKKLQDFFSDNKVPRSQRSQIPLLVAPEGIVWVGGYRMDHRFRITEDTRNVLVANLSQEPSFV, from the coding sequence ATGCCCCTCATTGAACAGATTGAAGAGTTTATTTCCCGTAAGCAGATGCTCCGGCGTGGGGACAAGGTTGTCGTGTCGGTCTCCGGTGGCCCTGATTCCGTTGCCTTGCTCGCAGTGCTTGATCAGCTCAGAGCAACCTGGGCCTTCACATTGTCTGTGGTCCATGTCAATCACGGCTTACGAGGTCGGGAATCAGACGAAGATGCAGATTTTGTGTTGAGGCTATGCCGTGAACTTCAGGTAGAGTGTGTGGTAAAAACGTTGCCGGTCAACACGGAGTATTGTTCTGGCAAGTCGAGTCTCCAAGCGGCTGCCCGGGATAGACGGTATAGGGCCTTATCTTCAATCGCCCAGGAGATTGGTGCTCAGAGGATTGCCACTGGACATACGGCAGATGATCAAGCGGAAACCGTGGTGATGTGGATGGTTCGGGGAACAGGAACCCGCGGGTTGAGGGGAATTCCCACCATTCGGGAACCAAATATCATCCGGCCCCTGTTACAGACGACCCGTAGTGAGCTTATGTCCTATCTAGGGAATCGAGGATTGTCTTATCGAATGGATTCAAGCAATACCAAGTCTGTATACGTGCGGAATCGTATCCGTCGGAACGTGTTGCCGCTGCTTCGTAGTCATAATGCGAATATTGTCCGGACACTCACTCGCCAAGTCGAAATCGTGCAAGAAGAAGACAGTTTCCTTGAACAACTTGTCACCGAGGCCTTGGGTAAGATTCAGCGTAATCAACGCTCGAAAGGTACCAGCATGAATCAGGCGGGTTTCCTTGAACTACCCTTGGCATTAAGGCGACGGGTCATTCGTCGTCTACTTCTGCTTGTCGGGGGATCCTGGATGCTTCCAGGATTTGAAACTGTTGAAACGATCCTGAAATTTATAGAGGAAGGACGATCTGGCTCAGAGATGCTGGTCTCTGGGATGGTGTTGATGCGAGAGTATGATCAGATTCATATTCTGGTTGACCAGCAGGACCGCCAGCCCCGGAATGAGAATGAGAATGAGCCATTCATCCAGGACATCAATATTCCGTCTAAGACAGTTTGGCCGCTGACCGGACAAGCCCTAGAGATTTCAGCGAAGGCTGGCAGGAACCTCACCGTTTTTCAAGAGCCGGCGTCCAAGCAGGCGCAGTGCGATATGGACACATTCACTCCTTCATTAACCCTGAGAAGCTGGAGACCGGGAGACCGCTTTTTCCCCCTGGGAATGGGAGGTAAGAGTAAAAAGCTTCAAGACTTTTTTTCGGATAACAAAGTTCCGCGTTCTCAACGTTCGCAGATCCCTCTCTTGGTGGCTCCTGAGGGAATTGTCTGGGTTGGCGGATATAGAATGGATCATCGTTTTCGAATCACGGAGGACACTAGAAATGTCCTTGTCGCCAACTTGAGCCAGGAGCCTTCGTTCGTATGA
- a CDS encoding cytochrome c biogenesis protein has product MAESLIGVTMVLYFVGTVVFLIYLLRRSEFLSKGALALAGLGFLSHTLALLVKTVGLGHLPLMTFQEAMSFFAWTLVLVFLGVVLKRGLHVLGAFILPLSFLSLVSASIAPAGSPGFHPVFETVWVHVTLSMLGTVGFAVAFVAGIMYIMQDRMLKSKQFNAVYIKLPPLDFLDALNQRSILFGFPLLTLGILTGSLSAHLSLGSYMSWNPEQVWALITWIFYFAVLLGRVTVGWRAKKAAYLTIVGFAGVILTFVGVVLKNQGPLGT; this is encoded by the coding sequence ATGGCTGAGTCTCTTATCGGAGTCACGATGGTTTTGTACTTTGTCGGCACCGTCGTGTTTCTTATCTATTTATTACGGCGCTCAGAATTTTTGTCCAAAGGAGCGTTGGCTTTAGCCGGCCTTGGGTTTCTATCACATACTCTGGCCCTCTTAGTCAAAACAGTAGGCCTTGGCCACCTTCCTCTTATGACCTTCCAAGAGGCCATGTCCTTTTTTGCCTGGACGTTAGTCCTTGTTTTTTTGGGAGTTGTCCTGAAGCGGGGATTGCATGTACTCGGGGCGTTTATCTTACCGTTATCGTTTCTTTCGTTGGTTTCGGCGAGTATTGCGCCTGCCGGTTCTCCGGGGTTTCATCCTGTATTTGAAACAGTATGGGTACACGTGACGTTGAGTATGTTGGGGACGGTGGGGTTTGCTGTGGCGTTCGTTGCCGGCATCATGTATATCATGCAAGATCGTATGCTCAAATCCAAGCAGTTTAATGCTGTGTATATCAAGCTTCCTCCTCTTGATTTCTTAGATGCTTTAAATCAGCGCTCGATTTTATTCGGTTTCCCTCTTTTGACTCTTGGCATTTTGACCGGTTCACTGTCCGCGCATCTCTCTTTGGGTTCCTACATGAGCTGGAATCCTGAGCAAGTCTGGGCACTGATAACGTGGATTTTTTATTTTGCAGTCCTGCTTGGCCGAGTCACGGTTGGCTGGCGCGCCAAAAAGGCGGCTTACCTTACCATCGTCGGCTTTGCTGGTGTAATCCTGACATTCGTTGGCGTCGTGTTAAAGAACCAGGGGCCGTTGGGGACGTGA
- the rsmI gene encoding 16S rRNA (cytidine(1402)-2'-O)-methyltransferase, whose product MTGTLFIVSTPIGNLEDITFRAVRTLNEVGIIAAEDTRRTQKLCTHYNIHTPLTSYHDFNKEDKTPILIARLEQGENIAIVSDAGTPLVSDPGYFLVRATIKQEIPVVPIPGASSILAALTASGLPPDAFVFQGFLPRKSGQRTQFLTRLANEPRTIILFETPYRIRLTLEAIQEIFGSRQIVIARELTKLNESFIRGTAEALLKNGLPSRVKGEITVLIEGFREKHRVGRE is encoded by the coding sequence ATGACTGGAACACTCTTTATCGTCAGCACACCGATCGGAAATCTAGAAGACATCACGTTCCGGGCCGTGCGAACATTGAATGAGGTTGGAATCATCGCCGCTGAAGACACGAGAAGAACTCAAAAACTCTGCACGCATTACAATATTCATACACCATTAACCAGTTATCATGATTTTAATAAGGAAGATAAAACCCCTATCCTCATCGCGCGCCTCGAGCAAGGAGAGAATATCGCGATCGTTTCGGACGCAGGAACGCCGTTAGTTTCAGATCCTGGGTACTTTCTCGTGCGTGCGACCATCAAGCAAGAAATACCCGTCGTCCCAATTCCAGGGGCTTCATCTATACTTGCAGCCTTAACAGCGTCGGGACTGCCACCTGACGCATTTGTCTTTCAAGGATTTTTGCCAAGAAAGTCTGGTCAAAGAACACAATTTCTTACCCGCTTAGCGAATGAACCACGAACCATCATCCTTTTTGAAACCCCGTACCGCATTCGTTTGACCTTGGAAGCGATTCAGGAAATCTTCGGGTCTAGACAGATCGTGATTGCACGAGAATTAACCAAACTCAATGAATCATTCATCCGAGGAACTGCTGAAGCATTACTCAAGAACGGGCTTCCCTCTCGAGTCAAAGGAGAGATCACCGTATTAATCGAGGGTTTTCGAGAAAAGCATCGTGTAGGGCGTGAATAA
- the hemB gene encoding porphobilinogen synthase, whose amino-acid sequence MGFPRQRLRRLRQHHVLREMVRETDLSPKDFVYPLFVTFGKDRRDPIVSMPGQYRWSVDLLVQEAREAKELGIPAVILFGIPERKDDQGTSAYEKEGVVQQAVRSLKANVPDLLVMTDVCIDEYTSHGHCGIVRDGQVLNDETLSCLRLMARSHAEAGVDVVAPSDMMDGRVGAIRDELDQLGFQDLPIMAYSAKYASNLYAPFRDAADSTPAFGDRRSYQMDAANAREAIREVELDVDEGADIVMVKPAAWFLDIVRSVRDAVTVPVAAYQVSGEYSMIKAAAQLGWIDEEKVMLESLLSIKRAGADMILTYFAKDAARLLQHRLS is encoded by the coding sequence ATGGGTTTTCCTCGGCAACGGCTTCGACGGCTACGGCAACATCACGTATTGCGAGAAATGGTGCGAGAGACGGACCTGTCTCCCAAGGACTTCGTGTATCCTTTATTTGTGACCTTTGGAAAAGATCGACGCGATCCGATCGTCTCGATGCCAGGTCAGTATCGCTGGTCCGTTGATTTGTTGGTACAAGAAGCTCGTGAGGCTAAAGAACTTGGGATTCCAGCCGTCATTCTCTTTGGGATTCCTGAACGGAAAGATGATCAAGGGACGAGCGCCTATGAAAAGGAGGGAGTGGTTCAACAGGCTGTTCGGTCTTTGAAAGCTAATGTGCCCGATTTGTTGGTGATGACTGATGTCTGCATAGATGAGTATACCTCCCATGGACATTGTGGGATCGTACGGGATGGTCAAGTCCTGAACGACGAAACGTTGAGTTGCCTTCGTCTGATGGCCAGGTCTCATGCGGAGGCTGGCGTTGACGTTGTCGCTCCTTCCGATATGATGGATGGAAGAGTCGGTGCAATTCGTGACGAACTGGATCAGCTAGGCTTCCAGGATCTTCCGATCATGGCCTACTCGGCGAAGTATGCCTCAAATCTCTATGCCCCGTTTCGAGATGCCGCCGATTCGACTCCGGCCTTTGGTGATCGGCGGTCGTACCAAATGGATGCGGCAAACGCGCGAGAGGCGATTCGTGAAGTGGAACTGGACGTGGATGAGGGAGCCGATATTGTGATGGTGAAACCTGCGGCATGGTTTTTGGATATCGTTCGAAGTGTTCGTGACGCCGTGACCGTTCCTGTCGCGGCGTATCAAGTCAGTGGAGAGTACAGCATGATTAAGGCGGCCGCCCAGTTAGGCTGGATTGATGAAGAAAAGGTCATGCTCGAGTCACTCTTGTCCATCAAACGAGCCGGAGCCGACATGATCCTGACATACTTTGCCAAAGATGCCGCCAGACTGCTTCAACACAGGCTGTCATGA
- the hemA gene encoding glutamyl-tRNA reductase, with product MNIIVVGLSHKTAPVELRERLAIPESRMGEALSRLLAYPNIKEGMFLSTCNRVEVYAVVKDREAGFADVQDFLVSTHFSLSSEELFPCLYRHADELTIRHLFRVASSLDSMVIGEPQILGQVKDAFELTLAHRTSGVILNKFVKKAISVGKGVRNQTKIAEYAVSVSYAGVELAKKIFSSLKDQTVLLIGAGEMGKLAARHLVNSGVKHIMVTTRNAHRAMNLAGQFNGTVVAFEEFRTALPKADIVICATGAPYYVISSEDIQWAVRQRMNRPMFLIDISVPRNIDPAGKDIDNAFVFDIDDLKAHVGQNQEERRKEADKAEGLVKEEVDVMLSWLRGLEATPTIVALRKRADEIKRAEVEKVLSRLDHITQKDQHAIEGLASAIVNKLLHGSLVTLKSEAQSKNGFAFIEAARRFFDLTEADVPHSSTGVDHSVNREPKTCQSNDSLDTHE from the coding sequence ATGAATATTATCGTTGTCGGTCTGAGTCATAAAACGGCTCCAGTGGAACTTCGTGAACGGTTAGCCATTCCTGAAAGTCGGATGGGCGAAGCGTTGTCCAGGTTGCTGGCCTATCCCAACATTAAAGAAGGCATGTTTTTGTCGACTTGTAACCGTGTGGAAGTCTATGCGGTGGTTAAGGATAGAGAGGCGGGTTTTGCAGACGTTCAAGACTTTTTGGTTTCCACGCATTTTTCGCTATCGTCGGAAGAACTGTTTCCGTGTCTCTACCGTCACGCTGATGAGTTGACCATTAGGCACCTCTTTCGAGTCGCTTCAAGTCTTGACTCGATGGTCATTGGGGAACCTCAAATTCTCGGACAGGTTAAAGATGCGTTCGAACTGACACTGGCTCATCGAACGAGTGGCGTCATCCTCAACAAGTTCGTAAAAAAGGCTATTTCGGTCGGAAAAGGCGTTCGCAATCAAACCAAGATTGCGGAGTATGCTGTTTCTGTCAGCTACGCTGGTGTTGAACTGGCTAAGAAAATCTTCTCCAGTTTAAAGGATCAAACCGTGTTGCTCATTGGGGCAGGAGAGATGGGGAAGTTGGCCGCGCGTCACCTCGTCAATTCTGGCGTGAAGCATATTATGGTTACGACCCGAAACGCTCATCGGGCGATGAACCTTGCTGGCCAATTTAATGGGACCGTCGTTGCCTTTGAGGAGTTTCGCACAGCTTTACCGAAAGCCGATATTGTGATCTGCGCGACCGGAGCGCCCTATTATGTCATTTCATCAGAAGATATCCAGTGGGCGGTCCGTCAGCGGATGAATCGTCCTATGTTTTTAATCGATATTTCGGTTCCACGAAACATTGATCCAGCTGGTAAAGATATCGACAACGCATTTGTCTTCGATATCGATGATCTCAAGGCCCATGTCGGGCAAAATCAAGAGGAGCGGCGAAAAGAAGCAGATAAAGCCGAAGGATTAGTCAAGGAAGAAGTCGATGTCATGTTGTCATGGTTGCGAGGTCTTGAGGCAACGCCGACGATCGTGGCGCTGAGAAAACGCGCAGACGAGATCAAGCGTGCCGAAGTAGAAAAAGTCCTGAGTCGATTAGATCATATAACGCAGAAAGATCAACATGCCATCGAGGGGTTAGCCTCAGCTATCGTGAATAAATTGTTGCATGGTTCGCTCGTCACTCTGAAATCTGAAGCCCAATCAAAAAACGGCTTTGCGTTCATCGAGGCGGCGCGTCGGTTTTTCGATTTAACAGAAGCCGATGTCCCTCACAGCTCGACAGGGGTGGATCATTCTGTAAATCGTGAGCCCAAAACCTGCCAAAGTAATGATTCGTTGGACACTCATGAGTAA
- a CDS encoding sulfurtransferase TusA family protein, whose amino-acid sequence MDQIKPEEELDLRGVICPYNFVKTKLKLESMSPGAVLAVLLDNGDPIKNVPQSVINEGHSVLKQEACEQAIRVLIKKKDDAT is encoded by the coding sequence GTGGATCAGATAAAACCTGAAGAGGAACTTGATTTACGAGGTGTAATTTGCCCGTACAATTTTGTTAAAACGAAGTTGAAGCTTGAATCAATGTCACCTGGGGCTGTCTTGGCGGTATTATTGGATAATGGCGATCCCATCAAGAATGTTCCCCAGAGTGTTATCAATGAAGGACATTCAGTGCTTAAACAAGAAGCTTGCGAGCAAGCCATTCGAGTATTGATTAAAAAGAAGGACGACGCAACATAA
- the cobA gene encoding uroporphyrinogen-III C-methyltransferase, whose product MTSTPKRMGKVYIVGAGPGDPALLTLKGKACLEQADVVLFDYLANPVLLEYAQIEAERIYVGRRGRGAYRSQDEINQLLVTKAGEGKCVVRLKGGDPFVFGRGGEEAEVVADAGIPYEVVPGITSAVAVPAYAGIPVTHRTLASTVTFVTGHEDPSKPESVIEWPRLATVDGTLVFLMGVKNLPTIVEKLLAEGKDPQTPVALIRWGTYLSQQSLTGTLADIVEKSNTVNVQPPTTIVIGRVVELRDRLNWFERRPLFGKRLLVTRPKHQAPQFSRLLEAFGAEAVECPTLEIVPPESWSPVDHAIANLSTYQWLILTSVNGVRAFMERLKHHGRDIRSLAGLRLCCIGPRTAEEAARYGILADVVPDEYQAEGVIDSMEKAGVVGQRILIPRAEVAREILPRRLREMGASVDLVTTYRAVLPTVQLETLKNRLASRSIHYLTFASSSTVRNFCGLFENQETLIRLVEGATIACIGPITAETARECGLSVGVVAKSNTIPALAEAIVEHAQQTNQVHDICSV is encoded by the coding sequence ATGACATCAACGCCAAAACGAATGGGGAAAGTGTATATTGTCGGGGCTGGTCCTGGCGACCCGGCGTTGCTCACGCTTAAAGGGAAAGCGTGCTTGGAACAGGCGGATGTCGTGTTGTTTGACTACCTAGCGAATCCGGTCCTGTTGGAGTATGCGCAAATCGAAGCTGAGCGGATTTATGTGGGACGACGGGGAAGAGGGGCCTATAGAAGTCAGGATGAGATTAATCAACTCCTGGTGACGAAAGCGGGGGAAGGGAAATGCGTCGTTCGCCTGAAAGGTGGGGATCCCTTCGTTTTTGGACGAGGAGGAGAAGAAGCCGAAGTGGTGGCCGATGCGGGAATTCCATATGAAGTTGTTCCAGGCATCACGTCCGCAGTCGCGGTTCCCGCCTATGCGGGTATTCCCGTGACGCATCGCACCTTGGCGTCAACCGTCACGTTTGTGACGGGGCATGAGGATCCTTCTAAACCAGAAAGTGTCATTGAATGGCCACGATTAGCGACGGTTGATGGGACACTGGTGTTTTTAATGGGTGTGAAGAATCTTCCCACGATTGTCGAGAAGCTCTTGGCGGAAGGAAAAGATCCTCAGACGCCTGTAGCATTGATTCGTTGGGGAACGTACCTCAGCCAACAGTCCCTGACGGGAACACTTGCCGACATCGTTGAAAAATCGAACACGGTGAATGTGCAACCCCCAACGACCATCGTCATTGGCCGGGTCGTTGAGTTGCGAGATCGATTGAATTGGTTTGAGCGGCGTCCACTTTTTGGAAAACGTCTTTTGGTCACGAGGCCGAAGCATCAAGCGCCTCAATTTTCCCGGCTCCTCGAGGCCTTTGGTGCGGAAGCCGTAGAATGTCCGACGTTGGAGATCGTGCCACCTGAAAGTTGGAGCCCTGTCGATCACGCCATAGCGAACCTGTCCACGTATCAATGGCTCATATTGACGAGCGTCAATGGCGTTCGAGCGTTTATGGAGCGTCTGAAACATCATGGGCGGGATATCCGCAGTCTGGCTGGGCTCCGCTTGTGTTGTATCGGGCCTCGAACGGCTGAAGAAGCCGCTCGCTACGGGATTCTCGCTGATGTCGTTCCTGACGAATATCAGGCTGAAGGAGTGATTGATTCGATGGAAAAGGCCGGAGTCGTCGGTCAGCGGATCTTAATCCCACGAGCAGAAGTGGCCCGTGAGATCCTTCCGCGACGCTTAAGAGAAATGGGAGCCTCCGTCGATCTCGTCACGACGTATCGTGCGGTTCTACCCACTGTTCAGCTAGAGACGTTGAAGAATCGCTTGGCCTCAAGGAGCATTCATTACCTGACTTTCGCGAGTTCTTCGACGGTGCGAAATTTTTGCGGACTATTCGAAAACCAAGAAACGTTAATCCGTCTCGTGGAAGGCGCGACGATCGCGTGTATCGGGCCGATCACTGCAGAAACGGCCCGTGAGTGCGGCTTATCCGTCGGAGTTGTCGCAAAGTCCAATACGATTCCTGCGTTAGCCGAGGCCATCGTCGAACATGCTCAACAAACGAATCAGGTGCATGATATATGTTCGGTGTAA
- a CDS encoding CBS domain-containing protein: MVPVKSFMVPIEKFVTVDRDVNVRQAAELMRENEIGSVFVTREDNIIGILTDTDLVRRIVAAGLDPENTEVEKVMSAPLLMIDGDKTLLDANDLMAEKHIRHLGVTKNGELVGMISVRDLVVFLTNLPRK, from the coding sequence ATGGTTCCAGTTAAATCATTCATGGTGCCGATTGAAAAATTTGTGACAGTCGATCGAGATGTGAACGTCCGTCAAGCTGCGGAACTGATGCGGGAGAACGAAATCGGTAGCGTATTCGTGACCAGAGAGGATAATATCATTGGGATATTGACCGACACTGATCTCGTACGACGAATCGTGGCGGCGGGGCTAGATCCTGAAAATACCGAGGTTGAAAAAGTCATGTCTGCTCCGCTTCTCATGATTGATGGAGACAAAACCCTGCTTGATGCCAATGATTTGATGGCTGAAAAGCATATTCGACATTTGGGCGTGACGAAAAATGGCGAACTGGTCGGGATGATCTCGGTTCGAGATTTGGTTGTCTTTTTAACGAATCTTCCAAGAAAATAG
- a CDS encoding bifunctional riboflavin kinase/FAD synthetase has translation MKVIRTLPTSSHASHPVLTIGNFDGQHVGHQALLSRVVTMARQHNGTSMVLTFDPHPASVLCPGVSLQYLTLNAEKFDFFERLGIKELVILEFTRQLASLTPEEFVKTILRDGLGIREVLVGQNFVFGTKRSGDIHDLERLGSEANFQVHSVPPVQIEGEIVSSTRIRKLLQAGHVKMAAQCLGRPYSLAGPVIHGEQRGGKLGWPTANLRMAQQRVVPADGIYATMAYVAGEWWPSIAYIGSRPTFSGGERMLEVHLFDQTRSLYGQHVQVNFIEFIRGDQQFSDVERLLQQMERDGAQARRLLQGWDHRLSQSSSLQSIPFPIC, from the coding sequence ATGAAGGTCATTCGAACCCTCCCGACGTCATCCCATGCGAGTCATCCTGTCCTCACGATCGGAAACTTTGACGGGCAACATGTTGGTCATCAGGCTTTACTGTCACGTGTTGTCACTATGGCCAGGCAGCACAACGGTACGTCGATGGTGCTGACGTTCGATCCACACCCGGCCTCGGTGTTGTGTCCGGGCGTTTCACTCCAGTATTTGACGCTCAATGCAGAAAAATTCGATTTTTTTGAAAGACTTGGCATCAAGGAACTCGTGATCTTAGAATTTACCAGGCAGTTGGCCAGTCTGACTCCCGAAGAATTTGTCAAGACCATCTTACGCGATGGGTTGGGGATTCGTGAGGTATTGGTCGGACAAAACTTTGTGTTCGGGACAAAACGAAGTGGAGACATCCACGATTTGGAACGATTAGGAAGTGAAGCCAATTTTCAAGTTCATTCGGTTCCCCCAGTTCAAATCGAGGGAGAAATCGTGAGTTCGACACGGATTCGCAAGCTGCTTCAAGCAGGTCATGTGAAGATGGCCGCTCAATGTCTTGGGCGGCCCTATTCGCTCGCTGGACCGGTGATTCATGGCGAGCAGCGAGGAGGCAAATTAGGATGGCCCACGGCGAACTTACGAATGGCTCAACAACGCGTCGTGCCCGCTGACGGAATTTATGCGACGATGGCGTACGTGGCAGGTGAGTGGTGGCCTTCTATTGCGTACATCGGGAGCCGTCCAACTTTTTCAGGTGGAGAACGGATGCTTGAAGTGCATCTCTTTGATCAAACACGATCCTTATATGGTCAGCACGTGCAGGTGAACTTTATTGAATTTATTCGAGGAGACCAACAATTTTCCGACGTCGAACGTCTCCTGCAGCAGATGGAGCGCGATGGGGCCCAGGCCCGTCGATTATTGCAAGGCTGGGATCACCGCTTATCACAGTCTTCTTCCTTGCAGTCAATCCCTTTCCCCATTTGTTAA
- the hemC gene encoding hydroxymethylbilane synthase: MKSTNKSRSSFVIGTRGSRLALWQAEWVKEQLQQIAPDISIKLQRIQTSGDKILDVPLAKIGGKGLFVKEIEEALINGEIDLAVHSMKDVPSILPDGLEIVCVPKREDPRDAWIGRDGLSLETLPKGATVGTSSLRRQAQLLHRREDLAIHMLRGNLDTRLTKLKQGQYDAIVLAAAGLRRLGWSQEISEYLSTEVSLPAIGQGALGLEGRSDDHFLKDMIRQMEDHATRVTVNAERAFLTRLEGGCQVPIAGHAVIHEGQILLEGLIASTDGKRYFRETIRGALDEAETLGAELAERLLDSGGRPVLQEIYGTA, from the coding sequence GTGAAGAGTACAAATAAGTCTCGGTCATCCTTCGTCATCGGAACTCGAGGGAGTCGATTAGCGTTGTGGCAGGCAGAGTGGGTCAAGGAACAACTCCAACAGATCGCTCCCGACATATCCATCAAACTTCAACGCATTCAAACCAGCGGAGATAAAATCCTTGATGTGCCCTTAGCCAAGATTGGTGGAAAGGGTTTGTTCGTGAAGGAAATCGAAGAAGCGCTGATCAATGGGGAGATTGACTTGGCGGTTCATAGCATGAAAGATGTCCCTTCGATCTTACCCGATGGGTTGGAAATCGTTTGTGTGCCCAAACGGGAAGATCCGCGGGATGCGTGGATCGGTCGTGATGGTCTGTCGTTAGAAACCTTGCCGAAAGGCGCTACCGTTGGGACGAGCAGTTTGAGGCGGCAAGCTCAACTTCTGCATCGTCGGGAAGACCTGGCAATCCACATGCTCCGTGGCAACCTCGATACACGACTGACAAAACTCAAACAGGGTCAGTATGATGCGATTGTGCTGGCGGCTGCGGGCCTTCGACGATTGGGGTGGAGTCAGGAAATTTCTGAATATCTTTCGACGGAGGTCAGCCTTCCAGCCATTGGCCAGGGAGCATTGGGGCTTGAGGGCCGTTCAGATGACCACTTTCTTAAAGATATGATCCGTCAGATGGAAGACCATGCAACAAGGGTTACTGTCAACGCCGAGCGTGCCTTCCTTACTCGGTTGGAAGGTGGTTGCCAAGTCCCAATCGCCGGTCATGCGGTCATTCATGAGGGACAGATCTTGTTGGAGGGGTTAATCGCGAGCACGGATGGCAAGCGATACTTTCGTGAGACGATTCGAGGAGCTCTCGATGAAGCAGAGACACTTGGGGCGGAACTGGCTGAACGTTTGTTGGATTCGGGTGGTAGGCCGGTGCTTCAAGAGATTTACGGAACAGCATGA